From the Candidatus Cloacimonadota bacterium genome, one window contains:
- a CDS encoding UDP-glucose/GDP-mannose dehydrogenase family protein, whose protein sequence is MKLAVIGSGYVGLTSGACFADMGNDVICIDKDSRKIEMLNNGEIPIFEPGLDAMVHRNVRDGRLSFSTNIKSAVEKSLILFIAVGTPPDEDGSADLSHVLNAAAEIAQYIDDYKIIVDKSTVPVGTADKVKAKIQEVINKEGKKHSFDVVSNPEFLKEGAAIDDFMHPDRVVIGTDSNKAASIMHTLYAPFNRTNDRVIIMSIRSAEMTKYAANALLATKISFINEIAKLCEAYGADVEEVRNGIGSDSRIGYKFIYPGIGYGGSCFPKDIKALIHMAKETGYKSRILEAVEDVNHDQKMILTQKVLSHFGQDLTGKSFAIWGLAFKPQTDDMREAPSIVTIKALREAGASIRAYDPAAMNEAKRIFGADPKITLCNDEYEALDNANGMLLLTEWRQFRYPDFNRIKKHLKEAVIFDGRNQYNPKTLREMGFSYYAVGRP, encoded by the coding sequence ATGAAATTAGCCGTTATAGGTTCCGGATATGTAGGGCTCACCAGTGGTGCTTGCTTTGCCGATATGGGAAACGACGTAATCTGTATCGATAAGGACAGCCGCAAGATCGAAATGCTCAATAATGGAGAAATCCCCATTTTTGAACCGGGTTTAGACGCTATGGTCCACCGCAATGTCCGAGATGGCAGATTGAGTTTTAGCACAAATATCAAATCCGCAGTGGAAAAATCTCTTATTCTGTTTATTGCGGTTGGTACTCCTCCTGATGAAGATGGAAGCGCAGATCTTTCTCACGTATTAAACGCTGCCGCCGAAATTGCCCAATATATAGATGACTACAAGATTATCGTAGATAAATCCACTGTGCCGGTTGGTACTGCCGATAAGGTAAAAGCCAAAATTCAAGAAGTGATAAATAAAGAGGGGAAAAAGCATAGTTTTGATGTGGTTTCAAATCCCGAGTTCCTCAAAGAAGGGGCCGCTATTGATGACTTTATGCATCCCGATAGAGTAGTAATTGGAACCGATAGCAATAAAGCCGCCAGTATTATGCATACACTTTATGCACCTTTCAACCGTACTAACGACAGAGTAATTATTATGAGTATCCGGTCTGCCGAGATGACGAAATATGCCGCCAACGCTCTCTTAGCCACAAAGATATCTTTTATAAACGAGATTGCCAAGCTCTGCGAAGCATATGGAGCAGATGTTGAAGAAGTCCGCAATGGCATTGGTAGCGACAGCCGCATCGGCTATAAGTTCATATATCCCGGCATAGGCTATGGTGGAAGCTGCTTTCCCAAAGATATTAAAGCCCTTATTCACATGGCAAAAGAAACTGGATACAAAAGTAGAATTTTAGAAGCAGTTGAGGATGTTAATCACGATCAAAAGATGATTCTAACCCAAAAGGTGCTCTCCCACTTCGGACAGGATCTTACTGGAAAATCCTTTGCGATCTGGGGTTTGGCTTTCAAGCCTCAAACCGATGATATGCGCGAAGCACCTTCCATTGTCACAATCAAAGCTCTGCGTGAGGCAGGAGCAAGCATCCGGGCTTATGATCCCGCAGCCATGAATGAAGCAAAACGCATCTTCGGTGCAGACCCCAAGATTACTCTTTGCAATGACGAATATGAGGCATTGGATAATGCTAACGGCATGTTACTGCTAACAGAATGGCGACAATTCCGCTACCCGGATTTTAACAGGATTAAAAAGCACTTAAAAGAAGCCGTAATCTTTGATGGACGTAACCAATATAATCCCAAAACCTTAAGAGAAATGGGATTTAGCTATTATGCCGTTGGTAGACCCTAA